TAAATTTACGCACAAGGCTTCTAGACCTTTCTGGCTCCTAAACCCGTGAGTCTCCAGAGACCATATGAAAACGGAGTTAATTCTTCTAATATAAATTTTGCATTATCGAGCAAATCCTTGAATTCTTTCGAGGTGTAAATTTTCACATGTGATTTACTTAAATACTTCAACAGGAAATTATAGGCCTTAAAATGGAAGGAATCTCTACACCAGTCCACTATTATTAGCCTTCCATCCGGCTTTAGAATCCGATAAAAATTGGTAAGTACTTGATGTGGATTGGAGTAATAGTGGAAAGCATTAACACAGAGAATCTTGGAAAAGAAATTCTCTGGAAAATCGAGTTTATTAACATCTTGCCGGCTTATCATGATGTTATCAAATTGTTCTAAGCGATCTTTGGCTATTGCGGTCATGGTGTCCGAAATGTCAATAAGGAAGATCTGTCCTCTATTGCCAAGGGTTGGAATTATCTTTTCACTCAAGAGTCCAGTCCCGCCACTGGCATCCAAAATAGTGTCATCCGCTTTTGGTTTTAGTAATTCAATAGCAACTTTATGTGTTGCTTCAAGATATCCTTCCCACCTTTTGTCATAATAATGAGCAAGGGAATCGTATTTCTCTTTAACTTGATTTAATCTCATTTCTACCGAATATATTTTGACTATAAAAAATTAGATCTAAAAATGCTTAGGTTTAAAAAGAGATTCCTTCCCGATATGGAAATTCGGTTATCGTGTTATTCCTGAAAGTAGTTATTAGGAATCTGCGACTTTGTGGTTGAAATCTTGTTACGTGTCCTTCAACATCCCCCCCGTTCACCCCAGTCGAAGGGCCTGTCCTGAGCCTGGTCGAAGGGTGACCGAGTCGAAGAAGATAGCGGAGTTGATTAATGATGGGCTAAGCACTAAGAATCAAGCTTAGCTGCGAGCACATGAAGGCCCCTCCGATCAATCTTCCCAATTTCATTTCTTGGTAATTCTTTAACAAATGTCCAGCGATCAGGCACCTTGTATTGCGCTAAACGTTTAGATGCATATGATTTAAGTTCTTCTTCGTTAGGGGGGTTCACTGATCCTGGATCAAGTTCAATAAATGCGTGTATAAACTCCCCGTAGCGCGGATGTGGTGTTCCAACAACACCACTTATAATTACACTCGGATGGTCGTCGAGAACCTCTTCCACTTCTCCTGGCGCGATATTAGAACCACCTTTGATAATAATTTCCTTTATTCGACCGATGAAATAGTAGTATCCCTCATCATCCCTTCGGGCGATGTCTCCTGTTTTGAGCCACCCGTCTACTAAGGTTTTTTCTGTATTTTCACGGTCATTCCAATATCCGATCATTTGACTGTCACTTTTGATTAAAATTTCACCGGATTCTCCAATTTGCACATCCTTGCCATCATCATTAATCAAACGAATTTCAACTCCGTGCCTTGGTTGACCTATGGAACCTCGCTTGATTGGTTTAGAAAGAGGTGTCAAGCAGCTACCTTCGCATTCGGTGAGTCCATATAACTGACTAAGTTCAAATCCGGTTACACGTTTGAAGTGGTCGTATAAGTCATGAGATATTTGATCACCACCAGCTTCAACCTCTTTTAACGAACCAAAATCAACTTCTTTAGCTCTTGGATGTTCCACTACGTCTAACAACTGAGCGGGCAATAGCACAGCGCGAGAGGGTCTGTAAAGTTTCACACATTCCAGGAAAAGGACAGGATCTGGCGTCTCTAATAAAACTGCTGTTCCACCCGAATATAATATGGGAAAGGTATTTCCAACAGAACCACCCACATGGCATATAGCGGTTGCAACCAGGGAGATATCATCTTCCGTGAGTCCTTGTGTTATCTTTCGGCTAATACAGTTATTGAAAATTGAATTATGGGTATGTGTGACACCTTTTGGTTTACTGGTGCTTCCGGATGTGTACAATATCATTGCCGGGTCATTCTTATCTACGAATGGCCAGTCGACCTCGATCGGGGCACTCTCCAGAACACTATTCCACGAATTTTCTCCGTTTTTCGATTCGGGCCCAGCCTCGTAGATACCCTGTATAGAAAGTACAGAACCCTGGATGTCTTTCACCCTCGGGAATAAGTCAACGTCGGCTATCAGGATCTTTGCTTTACAATGGTCTGCGGCATATACGACCTCGCCGGTTTGATAACGATGGTTTAACGGGACCGCTATTGAGCCCGTCCTGAAACAGGCAAAATAAAGTTCAATCAATTCAACACAGTTGTTCATAAATAACGCTACTCTGTCTCCCCGGTTAATTCCTAAATTTATTAGGGCGCGGGCTGATCCTTTTATTGACTCGTCGAGCTCTCCATAAGGAGTCGATTTTCCTTTGAAGGTTATCGCTTCTTTATCCGGAGTTTTAATCAGTTGTTTTTCATACAGTTTGTGTAGTAGCACAATAATTTCTTCCTCTCGATGTTTTTTAGATTTTACATGATTTTATTGAAAGATTTGCATTTTCATTCATATTCGGGTCTCTCCCCATTTTATCTTGTAATCCGGTATCCGCATCTTCTTTCATTACAAGGAGAACGTATTTGGCCTTCCAAAAATTGCATTAAGAAAATGACTGTCACAGTCATGCTGGATTCGATTCAGCATTTCTAGTTTGTCATTTTGGAATGGAATGACGAAACAATCTCTGTTTTTGAATAAAGGTGTTCGGTCCCGGTCCGTTGGATTGTTACCTTTACTTATGCGTGCAAGATGAGTAACTTGTCGTGCATCTTAAATCATGAACCATGAATCGTATTATCAGGGTATCAACACTAAGAAAAGTAAGTCATCGCGAGCGATAGCGTGGCGATCTCATTCTTTCTCCTTTGAATCAATAAATACAATAATACCAGCCTAAACCTCGATCTTTTTGCAACAGCCTGTGAAGGTACGACACGATAACTTTTTATTATAGGTGTCCGTTCACTATTTATTTTTTACATTTTTTTGTATTTCCAAGATTTTTTGCAGTAATCGAATTAAATAAGATGGTATAATAGAGTAAAAATAGTTTCTATTGCATGAAAGAAAATTGAAAAAAATAAGGAAAAATGAGAGTTCAAATAGCATTAATCTGTGGATGCAATTGTGGTGAAGCCTGTAGTTGTTGCAATAATACATTAAAAAGCGCAACTGGATTTACAGAAGGGATTGATACCAAACATTCTGGATT
The Thermodesulfobacteriota bacterium DNA segment above includes these coding regions:
- a CDS encoding methyltransferase domain-containing protein, with protein sequence MRLNQVKEKYDSLAHYYDKRWEGYLEATHKVAIELLKPKADDTILDASGGTGLLSEKIIPTLGNRGQIFLIDISDTMTAIAKDRLEQFDNIMISRQDVNKLDFPENFFSKILCVNAFHYYSNPHQVLTNFYRILKPDGRLIIVDWCRDSFHFKAYNFLLKYLSKSHVKIYTSKEFKDLLDNAKFILEELTPFSYGLWRLTGLGARKV
- a CDS encoding AMP-binding protein, translating into MLLHKLYEKQLIKTPDKEAITFKGKSTPYGELDESIKGSARALINLGINRGDRVALFMNNCVELIELYFACFRTGSIAVPLNHRYQTGEVVYAADHCKAKILIADVDLFPRVKDIQGSVLSIQGIYEAGPESKNGENSWNSVLESAPIEVDWPFVDKNDPAMILYTSGSTSKPKGVTHTHNSIFNNCISRKITQGLTEDDISLVATAICHVGGSVGNTFPILYSGGTAVLLETPDPVLFLECVKLYRPSRAVLLPAQLLDVVEHPRAKEVDFGSLKEVEAGGDQISHDLYDHFKRVTGFELSQLYGLTECEGSCLTPLSKPIKRGSIGQPRHGVEIRLINDDGKDVQIGESGEILIKSDSQMIGYWNDRENTEKTLVDGWLKTGDIARRDDEGYYYFIGRIKEIIIKGGSNIAPGEVEEVLDDHPSVIISGVVGTPHPRYGEFIHAFIELDPGSVNPPNEEELKSYASKRLAQYKVPDRWTFVKELPRNEIGKIDRRGLHVLAAKLDS